A window of the Lactuca sativa cultivar Salinas chromosome 7, Lsat_Salinas_v11, whole genome shotgun sequence genome harbors these coding sequences:
- the LOC111893345 gene encoding 2-alkenal reductase (NADP(+)-dependent): MEVINRYVAIKAQIDGVPKESDFELKNQQFSLSIKRGSKEIIIKNLYVSIDPYHVNQMKTTGTLGRTIVPGEVISSYGVGKVIASGNPRFAEGDYVVGNISWGEYSISKGFFLRKLDPMGLPLSYHIGVLGLSGLSAYVGFFDICKPKRGENVFVSAASGSIGNLVGQYAKLLGCYVVGCAGSPEKVELLKEKLGFDEAFNYKEETDLNLALQRYFPNGIDIYFDNVGAEMLEAAISNMNLYGRVAVCGAISEYTDSKKHVKLDMLSIIYRRITIQGFITPDYMNLFPEFVSKTVDYIRAGKIHVLEDVLIGIESVPSAFVGVFHGNNVGKRIVKIADD, from the exons ATGGAGGTCATAAACAGATATGTCGCCATAAAGGCCCAAATCGATGGCGTACCAAAAGAGAGCGATTTCGAACTGAAGAACCAACAGTTTTCGCTATCGATTAAGCGTGGATCCAAAGAGATCATCATCAAGAACCTTTATGTATCAATTGATCCGTATCACGTCAACCAAATGAAGACCACCGGTACTTTAGGTAGAACCATCGTTCCTGGAGAG gtgATTAGTAGTTATGGTGTGGGAAAAGTAATAGCTTCGGGGAATCCTAGATTCGCAGAAGGTGATTATGTCGTGGGAAATATAAGTTGGGGAGAGTATTCCATATCTAAGGGCTTCTTTCTAAGAAAATTGGATCCAATGGGTTTACCATTATCATACCATATTGGGGTTTTAG GGCTTAGTGGGCTCAGTGCTTATGTGGGATTCTTTGATATTTGTAAGCCCAAGAGGGGTGAAAACGTATTTGTTTCGGCGGCTTCTGGATCCATTGGGAATTTGGTGGGCCAATATGCAAAACTTTTAGGTTGTTATGTTGTGGGCTGTGCCGGTAGCCCAGAAAAG GTTGAATTGCTTAAAGAAAAGCTTGGTTTTGACGAAGCCTTCAACTATAAAGAAGAAACCGATTTAAATTTAGCTCTCCAAAG ATATTTCCCTAATGGGATAGACATATACTTTGACAACGTGGGAGCTGAGATGCTAGAGGCAGCAATATCAAACATGAACTTGTATGGTAGGGTTGCAGTTTGTGGAGCCATTTCCGAATACACAGACAGTAAAAAACACGTAAAACTAGATATGTTAAGCATTATATACAGAAGAATCACTATTCAAGGATTCATAACTCCTGATTACATGAATTTGTTTCCTGAGTTTGTTTCCAAAACCGTTGATTACATTCGTGCGGGAAAAATACATGTGCTTGAAGATGTTTTGATTGGTATAGAGAGTGTTCCTTCGGCTTTTGTTGGAGTGTTTCATGGGAATAATGTTGGGAAAAGAATAGTTAAGATTGCGGATGATTAA
- the LOC111893357 gene encoding 2-alkenal reductase (NADP(+)-dependent) — MEVTNKYVAIKANIDGAPQESDFELKNGSFSLLVKPGSKDVIIKNLYVSIDPYQINRMKIASDSQTTSVFATMIDPGKVIDAYGVGIVIASGNPEFEKDDYVVGLLSWGEYCVYNGPYLNKLDAMGLPLSYYVGALGLSGLTAYAGFFEICKPKKGEKVFVSAASGSVGNLVGQYAKQFGCYVVGCAGSPKKVKLLKEKLGFDEVFNYKEEPDLNLALKRYFPDGIDIYFDNVGAEMLEAAILNMNLHGRIAVCGVISEYTDNGKRAIPDMLSVIYKRITIRGFLAGDHMGMFPEFFSTTIDHLNTGKMQVLEDVSFGLEGVPSAFVGLFRGDNVGKRIVQVSND, encoded by the exons ATGGAAGTTACAAACAAATACGTGGCCATAAAGGCTAACATAGATGGAGCACCTCAAGAGTCTGATTTCGAGCTAAAAAACGGGTCATTTTCTCTACTGGTTAAACCCGGATCCAAAGATGTCATCATCaagaatttgtatgtatcaaTCGACCCATATCAGATCAACCGAATGAAGATTGCTAGTGATTCTCAAACTACTTCAGTTTTTGCTACTATGATTGATCCTGGAAAG GTGATTGATGCTTATGGTGTGGGGATAGTAATAGCTTCAGGGAATCCTGAATTTGAAAAGGATGACTATGTTGTGGGGCTTTTAAGTTGGGGAGAGTATTGTGTATATAATGGGCCTTACTTAAATAAATTGGATGCAATGGGCTTACCATTGTCATACTATGTTGGGGCCTTAG GGCTTAGTGGGCTCACTGCTTATGCTGGGTTCTTTGAAATTTGTAAGCCCAAGAAGGGTGAAAAGGTCTTTGTCTCTGCTGCTTCCGGTTCTGTAGGAAATTTGGTGGGCCAATATGCAAAACAGTTTGGGTGTTATGTAGTGGGCTGTGCTGGTAGCCCAAAaaag GTGAAATTGCTTAAAGAAAAGCTTGGTTTTGATGAAGTCTTCAACTATAAAGAAGAGCCTGATCTAAATTTAGCTCTCAAGAG GTATTTCCCTGATGGGATCGACATATACTTTGATAACGTGGGAGCTGAGATGCTAGAGGCAGCAATATTAAACATGAACTTGCATGGTAGGATTGCAGTGTGTGGGGTCATTTCAGAATACACTGACAACGGAAAACGTGCAATACCAGATATGTTAAGTGTTATATACAAGAGAATCACAATACGTGGATTCTTAGCTGGTGATCATATGGGCATGTTTCCTGAGTTCTTCTCCACAACCATTGATCATCTTAACACAGGAAAAATGCAAGTGCTTGAAGATGTATCATTCGGTTTAGAAGGTGTTCCTTCGGCTTTTGTTGGACTCTTTCGTGGTGATAATGTCGGGAAAAGAATAGTTCAGGTTTCCAATGATTAA
- the LOC111893340 gene encoding protein SUPPRESSOR OF GENE SILENCING 3: protein MTTSGGSRGDSNESSQKGTTMAVSPNSDVDQLNQGFVDMSLNSNQDNSWDLFLGNKNGDGGGWRSWVQPDTKKTDESANNQISGDYIYVSEDELLSDDYDSDDSQESHDTRKKNPWFSEFFGILDDLTPQQINEPVRQWHCPACQNGPCSIKWYRGMKSFLTHIKTKGTRRPKLHRDLAKLLDEELCRRGAMVIQSGESYGKWKGLDKDVKDHEIVWPPMVIVMNTQLQQDENEKWIGIGTQELLSYFDSYEAVRARSSFGPEGHRGMSVLIFDTSAVGYLEAERLSKEFEHEGLGRDAWDHYPNVFHLEGNKRQLYGFMATKEDLEIFNQYSHAKLKMKFELVSYQEKVVKRLKQMNEDSQQLHWYKKKVAKQEISLKALEESFWIVSQKLKKLEEESRIVRERTQLYHEQNKEEMDFQEKFFKDQLKVIQDARNAYKKEESKRIEKSCVDERKEKVES, encoded by the exons ATGACTACCAGCGGAGGCAGTAGAGGCGACAGCAACGAGTCTTCACAGAAGGGTACAACCATGGCTGTCTCTCCTAACTCTGACGTTGACCAATTGAACCAGGGTTTTGTAGATATGAGCCTGAATTCCAACCAAGACAACAGTTGGGACCTCTTTTTGGGAAACAAAAATGGAGATGGAGGTGGTTGGCGTTCATGGGTTCAACCTGATACCAAGAAAACTGATGAATCAGCTAACAATCAAATTTCTGGGGATTACATTTATGTATCTGAAGATGAACTTTTAAGTGATGATTATGATTCAGACGACAGTCAAGAGAGCCATGACACCCGTAAAAAGAACCCATGGTTTTCTGAATTCTTTGGAATTTTAGATGATCTGACACCTCAGCAAATCAACGAGCCAGTTAGACAATGGCATTGTCCAGCTTGTCAGAATGGCCCTTGTTCTATAAAGTGGTAtcgaggtatgaaatcatttctcaCACATATCAAAACCAAAGGGACACGAAGGCCAAAGCTTCATAGAGATCTTGCTAAACTTTTGGATGAAGAACTTTGTAGAAGAGGGGCTATGGTGATTCAAAGTGGTGAGTCTTATGGAAAATGGAAAGGACTTGATAAAGATGTTAAAGATCATGAAATTGTCTGGCCTCCAATGGTGATTGTCATGAATACACAGCTTCAACAAGATgaaaatgaaaag TGGATTGGAATTGGAACTCAAGAGCTTCTTAGTTACTTTGATTCATATGAAGCTGTGAGAGCCCGAAGCTCATTTGGGCCTGAAGGGCATAGAGGGATGAGTGTGTTGATATTTGACACGTCAGCAGTTGGGTATCTTGAGGCTGAGCGTTTAAGCAAGGAGTTTGAACATGAAGGCTTAGGTAGAGATGCGTGGGATCATTACCCAAATGTTTTCCATCTTGAGGGTAATAAGAGGCAATTATACGGTTTCATGGCTACAAAAGAAGACTTGGAAATCTTTAACCAATACTCACATG CAAAATTAAAGATGAAGTTTGAGTTGGTTTCGTATCAAGAGAAGGTTGTGAAAAGGTTGAAGCAAATGAATGAGGATAGCCAACAGTTGCATTGGTATAAGAAAAAAGTAGCCAAACAAGAGATAAGTTTAAAAGCACTTGAAGAAAGCTTCTGGATAGTGTCTCAAAAGCTGAAAAAACTTGAAGAAGAAAGCCGCATTGTGAGAGAAAGAACACAACTTTACCATGAACAAAACAAAGAAGAG ATGGACTTCCAAGAAAAGTTTTTTAAGGACCAACTGAAAGTGATTCAAGATGCGCGAAATGCATACAAAAAGGAAGAAAGCAAGAGGATTGAGAAATCTTGTGTAGATGAAAG GAAGGAGAAGGTTGAAAGTTGA
- the LOC111893324 gene encoding pentatricopeptide repeat-containing protein At5g61800, translating into MVGSFYWYPAIFQMIRKTLEIFSNATLKTLSEKCKTLNQFKEIHAHLIICHLPENPVIIGPLLSVLATSNNASFFSYARLIFQHLRFRNTFMYNTMIRGYLQNKDQVFAFFCYIDMLRFGLVANNYTFPPLIKACCSGSSFRNAKLIGCSVHGHVLKLGFEDDQFVGSSLVDFYSANSEIGNARMLFDEIPIKDVVLWTALIDGYGKNEDIVNARKLFDEMPERTVISWSAIMAAYSRVNDFHEVISLFTKMQKLNIKPNDSILVTVLTACANLGALTQGSWIHLYAKKHHLLSNPILSTSLVDMYSKCGCTNLALSVFETISFKDTGAWNAIISGMAMNGEAKTSLKLLDQMVSIGIQPSGPTFVAILSGCAHVKMVKEGVDLFDRMEKVYKVERKFEHYACVVDLYARAGMLKEAMEFIEVKLGGVGGRDVNVWGALLGGCRSYGNVVVGNGVWRRMMEMGIGMSDYGVCVVCYKMYVEAGWKREAEEVRNRIREMGIRKTPGCSVVEVNGVVEEFVSGGVCHHKGLEISKMLDLLFNVDALMLS; encoded by the coding sequence ATGGTAGGAAGCTTTTATTGGTATCCCGCCATCTTTCAAATGATCAGGAAAACCCTTGAAATCTTTTCTAACGCCACCCTAAAAACACTTTCAGAAAAATGCAAAACCCTAAACCAATTCAAAGAAATCCATGCCCACCTCATCATATGTCACCTGCCGGAAAACCCTGTTATCATCGGACCTCTTCTCTCAGTCCTAGCGACCTCCAACAATGCCTCTTTCTTCTCCTACGCTCGTTTGATCTTTCAGCACCTTCGATTTCGAAACACTTTCATGTACAACACCATGATCCGAGGTTATTTACAGAACAAAGATCAAGTTTTTGCGTTTTTCTGTTATATAGATATGTTAAGGTTCGGTCTTGTAGCTAATAACTATACTTTCCCACCCTTAATCAAGGCTTGTTGTTCTGGTTCGAGTTTTCGAAATGCAAAATTAATCGGTTGTTCAGTTCATGGGCATGTTCTGAAATTGGGATTTGAAGACGACCAGTTTGTGGGTAGCTCGTTGGTTGACTTCTATTCTGCAAATTCAGAAATTGGTAATGCAAGAATGTTATTCGATGAAATTCCCATCAAGGACGTGGTTCTATGGACAGCTTTAATCGACGGGTATGGTAAAAACGAAGACATTGTAAATGCACGAAagctgttcgatgaaatgcctgagAGAACAGTGATCTCTTGGAGTGCAATAATGGCTGCATATTCACGTGTCAACGACTTCCATGAGGTGATTTCCTTGTTTACAAAGATGCAAAAGCTCAATATAAAACCAAACGACTCCATTCTTGTCACTGTTCTCACAGCCTGTGCTAACTTGGGTGCACTCACACAAGGTTCATGGATCCATCTATACGCTAAAAAACACCACCTTCTTTCAAACCCAATTTTATCCACATCATTagttgacatgtactcaaaatgtGGGTGTACAAATTTAGCGTTATCAGTTTTTGAAACAATTTCTTTCAAAGATACAGGAGCATGGAACGCGATAATTTCTGGAATGGCCATGAATGGTGAAGCAAAAACTTCTTTAAAACTTTTAGATCAAATGGTGTCAATCGGGATCCAACCAAGTGGGCCCACGTTTGTGGCTATACTTTCCGGTTGTGCACATGTGAAAATGGTGAAAGAAGGGGTTGACttgtttgaccgaatggaaaagGTTTATAAAGTTGAGAGAAAATTTGAGCATTACGCTTGTGTGGTTGATTTGTATGCAAGAGCCGGGATGTTGAAGGAAGCAATGGAGTTTATTGAGGTGAAATTAGGGGGTGTTGGTGGAAGAGATGTGAATGTGTGGGGGGCGTTGCTTGGTGGTTGTAGGAGTTATGGGAATGTGGTGGTTGGGAATGGAGTATGGCGGAGGATGATGGAGATGGGAATCGGAATGAGTGATTACGGGGTTTGTGTTGTTTGTTATAAGATGTATGTGGAAGCAGGGTGGAAACGGGAGGCGGAAGAGGTTCGGAATCGGATTAGGGAGATGGGAATTAGGAAAACTCCGGGGTGTAGTGTGGTGGAGGTTAATGGTGTTGTTGAGGAGTTTGTTTCCGGTGGTGTTTGTCATCACAAGGGATTGGAAATAAGTAAAATGCTTGATTTGTTGTTTAATGTGGATGCTCTTATGTTGTCATAA